From the genome of Holophagales bacterium:
ATGCCACATTGGCTGAACGTCGCCCCCACGAGGTGAGAATGCGAACGACCGCCCTGCCGATCCTCCTCGCCTCGTTTCTCGCGCTCGCCGCGCCCGCCGACGAGCTCGAAACGCGGGTCTCGACGATGGCCCGCGTCGGCGGGGCCTGGTCCCCGAGCTTCTCTCCCGACGGCTCGCGCCTCGCCTTCGTCTCGAACCTCTCGGGACAGCCGCAGGTCTGGACGATCCCGGCGGCCGGCGGCTTCCCGGAGCTCGTCACGCCGCTCGAGGACCCCGTCGGACAGGTCCGCTGGTCTCCCGCCGGGGCGCTCCTCGCCTTCAGCGTGGCGCCCGGCGGCGGGATGAACGAGCAGGTCTGGATGTCGCGGCCGGACGGCACGGGCATCCGCCTCCTGACCCCGGGAGGGCGCGAGACCAACCGCCTCTCGGGCTTCACCCGCGACGCCTCGCGGCTTCTGCTGGCCTCGAACGACAGGAGCGGCGCCACCATCGACGCCTACCTCCTCGATCCGCTCACGGGCGAGCCCTCGGCACGAACGAACGCCCCCGGCAGCCACGCCTACACGGACGTCTCCTGCGACGGCCGCTTCGCTCTCCTTTCCCGCCTGGTGCAAAGGGGGGACAACGACTTCCTCCTCGTCGACCTCGAGACGGGCGCCGAGCTCCTCCTGACCCCCCACGAGCGGCCGGCGAGCTTCGGCGGCGGCGTCTTCTCGCCCGACGGACGCACGGTCTGGCTCTCGTCGAACGCCGGGCGCGACCGGACCGCCCTCGCCCGGATCCGCCTCGCGCCGAACGGCAGGCCGGGCCCGATCGAGGTCATCGCCGCGCGCGACGATGCCGAGCTCTCCGGGTTCGAGGTCGACGATTCCGGCCTCACGGCCGTCCTCGCCTGGAACGTCGCAGGGAAGAGCGAGCTCGCCTTCGTCGACCTCGCCACCGGCCGCAGCCGCCCGGGACCCGCCCTCCCGTCCGAGATCGCTTCGGGC
Proteins encoded in this window:
- a CDS encoding S9 family peptidase, coding for MRTTALPILLASFLALAAPADELETRVSTMARVGGAWSPSFSPDGSRLAFVSNLSGQPQVWTIPAAGGFPELVTPLEDPVGQVRWSPAGALLAFSVAPGGGMNEQVWMSRPDGTGIRLLTPGGRETNRLSGFTRDASRLLLASNDRSGATIDAYLLDPLTGEPSARTNAPGSHAYTDVSCDGRFALLSRLVQRGDNDFLLVDLETGAELLLTPHERPASFGGGVFSPDGRTVWLSSNAGRDRTALARIRLAPNGRPGPIEVIAARDDAELSGFEVDDSGLTAVLAWNVAGKSELAFVDLATGRSRPGPALPSEIASGLVFSPDGTKLAMVLSGSTSPMDVWVYDRAKGSLRQLTRSPHAGVDLASLVKPELVRFPGRDGLPLTGWLYRPAGASGPGPLVLSFHGGPEGQERPSFRSDYQALVSQGISVLAPNVRGSSGFGKRFVNLDNGALRKGAVDDIAASVDYVVKAGLADPKRIGITGGSYGGYMTMAGLAAFPDLLAAGANLFGIVNFATFFRNTEPWMAAISRTEYGDPETEAAMLRDLSPIHRLDRVKAPTLVLHGANDTNCPVIEAEQVVDHLKARGVPVKYVLFPDEGHGWRKIPNRVRSTVEVTRWFVRYLKEGA